Genomic window (Dyadobacter fanqingshengii):
CAGCGAAGCCATCACAATGATCAGCCAGCTACCCGAAACGCCGAGCTTGCTGATCGCATACAGGCTGGCGCTACTTCCTCCGGCGAGCATAACGGCCGCCACACCCAGTCCGGCTCCGGCGGTAATGCCCAGTTCGGACGGCCCGGCTAATGGGTTTCGGAATAAGGTCTGCATTTGTAACCCGCTGACAGAGAGTCCACAGCCAACCAGGATGGCTGTTATCGCTTTGGGAATGCGTATTTTTTCAATAATAAATAACCAGGCGGTGTTTGCTGATTCTTGAAAAAAAATGATTTTGACAACTTCTCTGAACGGAATTTGGACTGAGCCGAGCATAACGTCCAAAATAAAGAACACGATCGCTAATATGATCAGTCCTGCAAACATGAGTCGGTGCGCGGCTTTGGAAGATTTAAGCGAAGAGTTTTTTTGGAGGATTTCTGCCATTATTTGAGCTGTTTGTAATAAACCAAATGATGCTCTGGCAACAATTCCGGATGCAATATTTTAATGAGATCCGAAAGTACAATATGCGGATTTACGGTCCCCGATTCAAAAAAATCATTCGCGCCCTGATCATTTACACGGCCACAATAACTATACATTCGCCCCGACTTATAGGCCTTAAAATCGCTGTAACGCGAATCCTGGGCAAGAATATTCGCTTTCGTATCACTTTTGTCAAACCCGACATTCAACCAGGCATCGGCTTCCAATGCAATGGGATAAACCGACTCGAAATTCAAAGGCAAGCTGCCAGCCGCCTTTGTTTTGCTCCAATGATAATCCCCACCTGCATCCCGGAAAAACTGGGACATATAACTGTCGCCATTCGGCAAAAACCATGCGTCCTTGGTGTTAAGGCCAGAAATGATCGACGGTTTCTCCTTCACTTCTTTCACAAGCTCAGCTAGCCGGGCATATTCCGCCTCGATTTTTGCAAACTTTTCATTCACCTCTTTTTCCTTATTTAACAATGCTGCAACAAGCTTAACCCACTCAGCACGCGCTAATGGCGTTTTTTCAATCCATTCTGAGTTGATCAAAACGGGAATTCCGGCTTGTGCTAAAATGCGATAATGATCGACTTTGGCGCCCGGGCCGCCCATGGCCATCACCACATCCGGATGCATTTCCAGAAGCTTTTCCTCATTCAATCCCTGATCCCGGCCAATATTCACAACTTTTCCAGCTTTAATCATTGCCTGAACTTTGGCAGAATAAATATATTGCGGATTACTCAACCCGATAATAATGCTTTCTGAATCCAAAAATTCAAGCAATGCAACATGCATGGAAGAAGTCGCAACAATGCTTCTCAAAGGAATTTCAATCACCTGCGCTTCTTCCAAACCCGTCGGGCGCGCAGTTCCTCTTTCAAGTAAAATGTATTTTGAAGTATCGGTCCCGGTTTCAAACGGGCTTAGGATGCTTACGATCTTATAATTACTGTGATATGTTATTGTAAAGCCTTTCGCGTGGTTGATTTTGGTTTGGTCAGCGTAAGTATTTTTCTCAACCTTGGATGACTCTTCTTTGGATTGCTTTTTCTCAGAATTACAACCTGAGAGGTGTAAAAAGGAAAACAGGAATAAAAAAAGAAATGTTGAGTTTTTAAAGGAACGTTGGTTGGTCATTCAATAAAAGTTTACTGCACTGTGTTTAAATGTATGTAAGCATTTGCCTGACATTATCCAAGCCTAGCTGTATTGTTCTAGCAGATGATGTCCCGTGGTAGTAACCAGCAATATGCAGTTCGTCATAAACCTCAACTAACAGTCTCATTAATTTCTTATCGTATTTTCTTACCCTATTGGTATAATCTTCAATACTTGTAGGCTTGGTAAATTTGAGTCCTTCTTTCTGTTTTAAGAATTCGTCCAAAATTAGTAATGCAGCGGAATATGCTGTGCCGGAAGCCATTTTTACATATTTGACATCCGCATACAATCCATCTTTTTTGCCTGCCTTTTCGCTCAAAATCGTTTTGGCATTTTCTAAATAGCGTGCGGCTTCTTCGGCAGGGGCAAGGGCAGGGCCTTGATTTTTCCTTGTCATAATTATTTATAGTGTTTAATGATTCCTGATTTAGACGTAGCTTCCTAAAAAAGTCACTCAAAAATAGCATTAATTTTCGGGGAGACATGAGCGGTGCCAATTTGTCAATTGGCACACTTTTAATATTTTCCAAGCCATGCCAGCACAATCTCTTTTACAATTCACAGGGAAAAGTATATACTGCGCCGTTGCGGATGCGCACATTGATCCGTGGATTCCCGTGGATCGCGCAATCATCACACATGCACATAGCGATCACGCGCGCTGGGGTAGCAAGCATTATCTGGCCCATAAAGACAGTGAGCCCATTTTGCGGCTGAGGTTAGGCCAGGATATTTCACTTCAAACAGTTGAATACTACGAGAAATTTGTGATCAATGGTGTCACATTTTCCTTGCATCCTGCCGGGCATATCATTGGTTCAGCGCAGGTTCGGGTTGAGTATAAGGGTGAGGTTTGGGTTGCGAGCGGCGACTACAAATTGGAAGTCGACAATTTCGCACCACCCTTTGAACCAGTTAAATGCAATGTGTTTATAACTGAGTCAACTTTTGGTTTACCCATTTACAAATGGCAGCCGCAGCATGAAGTGATGAGTGAAATCGATAACTGGTGGCGGCAGAATAAAAGCGAAGACAAAGCCAGTGTGCTCATGGGTTACTCCCTCGGTAAAATGCAGCGGATCTTGAAAAATATTGAACTGCAAGATAAAATAATCTACGCCCACGGCGCTATTTATACATTAAATGAAAGGCTAAGACAAGCGGGTTTCGACCTGCCTGAGTTAACATTGGTAACCAAAGAAACCGACCGAAAATTATTCCGCGGTTCACTGGTCTTAGCGCCGCCATCCGTTGATAGCAGCACCTGGATCAAGAAATTCGCCCCTTACTCATTGGGTTACTGCTCAGGTTGGATGGCCCTACGCGGAGCCAAAAATCGCCGAGCCGTGGATCAGGGTTTCGTGTTAAGCGACCACGTTGACTGGCCCGATTTAAACACAGCCGTAAAAGAATCAGGTGCCGAAAAAGTGTACGTAACTCACGGTTATACGAGCATTTATGCAAGATATCTCAATGAAAACGGCATCGAAGCCGGAGAAGTGCACACGATGTACGGCAATGAAGACGAAAACGAGGAAGAAGAAGTAGTCCAGGACATCAGCGCCGGAACCGAAGCTTATCAACAACACAAAGAATCATTAGATGACGAAGTCATCGATACAAAGCCATCACCAAAAAAGTCCCCTTCGGGGGATATAGGGGCATGAAACAATTTGCAGAACTTTTCATGAACCTGGACCGCACCAACAAAACCAATGCGAAGGTGGAGTTCATGAAGCAATATTTCCTTACGGCATCCGATGAGGATAAACTTTGGGCTTTAACACTGTTCACTGGTCGACGTCCATCCTTTAAAGTGAACAGGACCATGGTGAAAGAGTGGGCGGCCGAGGAAGCAGGCATTCCCATGTGGCTTTTTCAGGAAAGTTATCACAGTGTGGGTGATTTGGGAGAAACCATTTCACTGCTTTTGCCAAGAAATAAAACAGAAGGATCTGACAAGTCGCTTACTGAATGGTTCTACTATCTGGGGCTGCTTCCCGGCATGACGGACGAGGAAAAGCACGATCATATTTTGCAGGCCTGGATGCAACTATCTCAACACGAGACATTTGTTTTCAATAAATTACTAATGGGCAGTTTCAGGATCGGCGTTTCGCAAACATTGGTTGTGCGCGCATTGGCCGAAGCCACCGAAACCGATTCCAATGTGATTGCGCATCGGGTAATGGGGCAATGGGAGCCGTCCGGGACGACTTTTGAGCAATTGATTCTGGATAAAGGCGAAAATGACAACGCTTCCAGGCCTTACCCGTTTTTCCTGGCTTATCCGATCGAAGGCGATGTTTCTGGCTTGGGCAATCCCGAGGATTGGTTTGCAGAATGGAAATGGGACGGAATACGGTCGCAGATTATATATCGTAACAATGAGCTCTTTATCTGGACGCGCGGCGAAGAATTATCCACTGAAAAATTCCCTGAGCTGCATTTCCTGAGCGAAGTCCTGCCAAACGGAACGGTGCTGGATGGCGAAATCGTCAGTTATATGGACGATAAGCCCATGCCCTTCAACGTATTACAAACAAGAATTGGCAGGAAAAATCTCTCCAAAAAAGTCCTCGAAGAAGCGCCGGTTGCATTTCTTGCATACGACATTCTGGAAGCGAATGGCATTGACATCAGAGGCTTAACCCAGCAGCAGCGCCGCGCAGAGTTGGAATTAATTCACGAGAAGGCTCCTGATCAGTATATATTTAATCTTTCCCCGCTTATTGATTTCAAAGAGTGGGCTGTGTTACGCGAGTTACATTCGCTTTCCCGGCAAAATATTGCGGAAGGTTTCATGATCAAAAGGAAAGAAAGCACCTATCAGGTCGGCCGTAAAAAAGGCGATTGGTGGAAATGGAAAATCGACCCGCTGAGTGTTGACGCAGTGCTCATATATGCTCAAAAAGGCTCGGGAAGACGTGCCGAGCTTTTTACAGATTATACATTTGCCGTTTGGGGAGAGGACGGAAAATTAGTCCCATTTGCAAAAGCATACTCCGGCTTAACGGATGTAGAAATTGGTCAAGTGGATTATTTCATCAAAAGGAACGTCCTCGAAAAATTCGGCCCCGTCAGGACAGTGAAGCCTGAACTGGTTTTCGAAATTGGCTTCGAAGGGATCAATGAATCTTCAAGACACAAATCCGGGATCGCGGTAAGATTTCCAAGAATATTGAGGTGGCGGAAGGATAAAAAGGCTGAGGAGGCTGATACTTTGGAGGCTTTGAAGGGGATTTTGGAGATGTATAGGTGAGATTGGCACATTGAAACTGATTATTTAGATTTGACTAACACATTACCAAAAACAAACTTGACCAAATCTCCTGGACACACGATTGCTGAAAATTGGTTTAAATCCAAAAAATGGAAGTGGGCGGCTTTTCAGAAAGAGGCGGCAGAGGCTTATATGGAGGGTAAAAGTGGGTTGGTAAATGCGCCTACGGGAAGCGGAAAGACACATTCTCTTTGGGTGCCGATCCTGATCCGCCATATTAATGAACGCAGCAATAAAGAGCTTAAACCCAAGCGAGGCCTGCAAGTGCTCTGGATAACGCCCTTGCGTGCGCTTTCCAAAGACTTGTTCCGGAATATGGAAACAGCCACCCTTGAAATGAACCTGACTTGGCGGGTTGGTATTCGCACGGGCGACACAAATACCAAAGACAGAAACGATCAGAAAAAGCAAATGCCTGATGCACTGATCATTACGCCTGAAAGTCTCCACATTCTTTTTGCTCAAAAAAACAGTTCTGAAACATTCAAAAACCTGCATACGGTCGTCGTCGATGAGTGGCACGAACTGATGGGAAGCAAGCGCGGAACGCAAACCGAATTGGCGCTGGCAAGGCTTAGAAGCCTGAAACCCGATTTGCAAACCTGGGGCATTTCGGCAACCATCGGAAATTTAGAGGAAGCGAAACACGTTTTGCTGGGTATGAAGTTTCCGGTGGGAAAATCTGCGATTATCAAGGCTAACACAGACAAAAAGATCCTGGTAGAAAGCATTATTCCCGAGAAAGTGGAGACATTGCCCTGGTCGGGTTATATGGGGACGCGGTTGGTGGATCAGGTTGTAGAAATCGTTAATCAGAGCAAAACAACATTGCTTTTTACCAATACGCGCTCCGGAACCGAGATTTGGTATCGCACGATCATTGATAAATATCCTGAATTTGCAGGCATTATGGCTTTGCATCACGCTTCGCTGGATCGGGAAATTCGCGACTGGGTGGAGGAGGCGTTGCATGACGAACGATTGAAGCTGGTTATTTGCACGGCAAGTTTGGATTTGGGTGTGGATTTCAGGCCGGTAGATACGGTTATACAAGTTAGCAGTCCAAAAAGCATTGCCCGGTTTATTCAGCGCGCGGGCAGGAGTGGACACCGGCCTGGCGTGGATAGTAAAATTTATTTCTGTCCAACCAATGCATTGGAGCTCATTGAGGCCGTTTCGCTCAGGGAAGGCGTTGAAAAAAACATGCTGGAAGACCGTCCGCCCGTTGCGCACGCATTTGATGTGCTGGCACAATGGATGATGACTTTGGCGGTTGGAGAAGGTTTTGATGAAGCCCAATTGTTCGACGAAGTTTGCGATGCCTATGGCTACCAATATCTAAATAGGCAGGAATGGGAGTGGCTTTTGGGATTCATTACCACAGGAAGTTCGTCGCTTCAGGTGTATGATGAATATAAAAAAGTAGAGCGCGTTGATGGGCTTTACAAAGTGACGAGCCGCCGCGTTGCATTGCGCCATCGGTTGAGTATGGGCACAATTGTTTCGGAAACAGGCATTAAGGTCAAACTGCAGTCGGGCAAATATCTTGGAACTGTTGAAGAATCCTTCGTAACCTGGATGAAGCCCGGCGACGTTTTTACATTCGCGGGCATGACCGTCGAATTTGTCCGGATTCACGAAATGACGGTTAGTGTCAAAAAGGCTGAGGGAAAAAAGGGCTTTTTGGTGCGATGGGCTGGCGGAAGGATGCCACTTTCTTCACAACTATCCACGTTTATCCGCGAACGCCTGGCCGATGCTATTGAAAACCCCTATAATTCTCTCGAACTGGCCAAACTGCGTCCTTTACTGGAATTGCAGGCAAGCCGTTCCATGATCCCAAAAACGGATCAACTCCTTATTGAGCAATGCGAAACGCGGGAAGGCCATCATATTTTTATCTTTCCGTTTGAAGGCCGTTTGGTGCATGAAGGCATGTCGATCATTCTCGCTTACCGGATCAGCAAGTTGACACCGATCACCTTTTCCGTCGCGATGAATGATTATGGATTTGAACTGCTAAGCGATCAATATGTGGATTTTGAAAAGATTATGAATGAAGTCGATCTTTTTTCTACCAAACATCTGGTCGATGACATTTATCAAAGCGTGAATGCGACGGAAATGGCGAAACGAAAATTCAGGGATATTGCGGCTATTTCGGGATTAATGTTTCAGGGTTATCCTGGAAAGAATGTGAAAACGAGGCAGTTACAGGCTTCAAGTTCGCTGCTTTTTACGGTGATGAGCAAGTATGAAGATAATAATTTGCTTATCAAACAGGCTTATCAGGAGGTTTTGACCTATCAATTGGAAGAAGTTCGGATGCGCGACGCACTGGATCGGATCGCAAAGCAGAAAATTATTGTTAAACAAACCCGGAAACCAACGCCTTTTTCGTTCCCTATCATGGTGGACCGCTTGCGCGAACAATTAACGTCGGAAAAGCTGGATGACCGGATCCAGAAGATGCTCAAACAGTATAGTGATGCAGATTGAAATTAGAGGAAACCATTTTATTTTACTTACACAAAGGGCCATTTTTTGGGAAGAAACGCAGACTTTGTTAATCGGTGACATCCATTTAGGCAAAATAACCCATTTCCGAAAAGAGGGAATCGCAGTCCCGCCCAATGCCATTGAAAACAACTTCAAAAGACTCAACGAACTAGTCCAGACCACCGGCGCAACCCGCATTATTTTCCTGGGTGACCTTTTTCATGCCCAATACAATGCAGAATGGGATCTTTTCAAAACCTGGCGCACAGCACACCATTACATCGAAATGCTGATCGTAATCGGTAACCACGATATTTTGCCCGTAAGTCTGTTCCTCGAAGCTGATTTGGAAGTGCATTTAAACGATTTCGAAGAAGGAGACTTCATATTCACCCACCACCCGAAAGTTGAGGCCATTTCAGAAAAATTCATCTTCGCCGGCCACGTCCATCCCATCTTTACAACCTACGGAAAAGGCCGCCAAAGCGTGCGTCTGCCATGTTTTGTGATCGATAATCATCAAGCAATCGTTCCCAGTTTCGGCGTTTTTACCGGGGGTTTTCAAATGGAGGTGGTTAAGGATAGGAAGATTTATATTACCACGGAGACAAAGGTTTTTTCTGTTTGTTAGAACGTGACAATCACACTAGGCGAGCCAATCATCTCGCTTCCGCTATCTTTTGAAAGAACTCTTTTTTGATCTCAAATTACTGTATTAGTGCAGCCTCGTCACCGATAAATTTTTCATTCCCGCCGTTCATTTCTTTGTTTGCTGAATTTTGTAGTGTGTCCATATTTTTGAAGAAGTTTGATTCTGAACTTGATTAAACTGAACCCGGATGCAATTGTTGTGTGGCAATGCTCCGGGTTTTTTGCTGGCTTAGTTTACAAAGAATTCCATAAAATTTTATTTGTGATCGTTGCTCAGCAAAAGCTCCCTAATCTCATCCTTAAACTCCTCATCAATACGCCTGCTCACCAAAAGCCCATTGATAATTTTTTGGAATTCAAAATCGGTCACGGCTCCGCAGGCTGGAATATCTCGCTTTGCGTTTAGAGCCAATAATTCGGCTTCGGTGTAAGAAAAGTAGTTGTTGCAATTGATGTAAGTGAAATTATGCAACCTATTATTCACAGTTTCATGATCGATGCAGACCAATGTGTCGAGGCTTTCGCCAACTCGTGTAATGTGTTGAAGATTTTTTTCAAACTGCGAAGTGCAACAAACGGTGGTTAAATAACCGCCATCTATTTTTTTGATAAAAATGTGATAATGCGGAATGCCTTTGGCGATTTGCGGATCTGAGATATAAAGTAGATTTCCCGCGACAAGTGCGTGCCTTAATTCTTCTGCCTTCATGCTCCCGGCAGGCTAAGCGTTGGCTGTTTCGAAAAATAGCTGCTTAGCTACTTCCAAATCTTCTTTCTTGTCGTTGAATAGGCCTTTTTCATCAATGTAGTTCTCGAAAAAATCATTGATATCCATTTTGTAACTGGACCCTGATTTTTCAATTTTTTCCTGAAAACGTTTCCATTCAGGAAAAAAATGAGAATATTCTGCAAGTTCGAATTGATCGAGTCCGTTGTAATTTTTGAGTATTTCGTCTGCAACTTCCAGGTCAGTTTCCGAAAATACTTTGGGATTTACTTCCTGAATAGAGCTTATCGTTTGTCCTTCCAAAGACAAAAACTGATCGAAATATAGCTTCTCTGTGGATTGAGGAGCAACCTTACTTTCTACAAAATCCTTGGTGTTGGAGGGAACTGCACCCCATTCCATTGCATAATGTATGTCGCCTGTCACGGTTCGGGCATATCTCCTGAGGTGCAGCCTGTTAACCAGCCAAATCAATTTGAATGCTTTCATTTTATTAATAGCACCTTGATTGTAGGCAGCAAAATAGTTGATTAACTGAGCGGCTTTCTTATGGTTATAACCTTTCATGATTTGTGCGTGAATATGCGTCACAAATATAAATCATTTCGCACCGGAATTGAGCTTTTCAAATGCCGAACCCACCCTTCACTTACCCAACGCCGCGTTTCGTTTATCCTCCGGCAAATTGTTCTTATTCCCAGCCGCCTTCATAAACGCCAAAATCTCCCCATATCTCGCATTCCAGGGATTAAAAAACTGGGTAATCATGGGGACGTGCTTCTTGCTTTTCTGAATGCGATAAGGCGTTTCAGGCGCATAGGCGCGAAGCGCTTGGATAAATTTTTCGTTGCTTTTCAGAATCGATGTATAGGTTTTTCCGCCTCTGTAAATAAGCATGGGCGGCATATTTGGGTGCAGATGATAGAGTGGGGTGGCTTCTTTCCAGGTTTTTGGATCGCTGGAGAACGTTTTGAGATAGGTGTTTCCCTTTTCGAACTTTTCTTCCAGCAGATAACCATGCATGTCAAGCCCCGCGGCGTCGATGAGGATGAGGCCTGAGAGTGGATTTTCCAGACCTATATTTTTGAAATAATGATCGTCAAGCGCTACAAGTGCGGCAAGATGACCGCCAGCGGAGTGGCCTGACAAGAAGATTTTATCGGGGTTGCCGCCGTATTGGCTAATATTCTCCTTCACCCATTTCACAGATCTTGCGACCGAAATGGCCATTGCGTCGAAGTCAGCAGCTGGGCTTAATGGATAGTCAACAATGACCGTTACCACGTCTTTCTTAGCCCAATGTCCTCCGATAATGTTGTATTGCGACTTTTTACCAGAGTTCCAGTTTCCGCCGTGAACAAAAATCAGCACTGCCGCAGGTTTGGTATGCTTCCTCGGAGCGAACACATTTAGTCGCTGTTCGGCGGAAGTTTTATCTGCTTTTTGGTATACGATATTCTTCGACTTCGTAATTCTTTTGAAAGAACAACCCGACAATGTGAGCATGAATGCGCCCAATAAAATCATTAAAAGTATTAGTGTGATGCGTGCCTGCGATTTCATAAATATTCGTTGTATGCTTACACATACGCTGAAAGCTTGTTGAAAGATTAAGAAACAAGTAGTTAATAAATGACTTAGGCTTAATTTTATTATTCTGGTGGTTAAACAAAGTAGGGCATGGCTGAGCTGATTAACATTAAAGTGAACGGCAAAAATCACCGCGTGACGGTCGATCCGGAGATGCCGCTGCTTTATCTTTTACGCAATAATCTCCAATTGAATGGCCCGAAATATGGCTGCGGAATTGAGCGTTGCGGCAGTTGCATGGTGCTACTGAATGGCAAAGCGCAACCCTCTTGTGTAATACCGGGCTCGGCTGCGGCAGTTTATGAGGTCACAACATTGGAAGGGCTTTCTAAAAATAATGTGCTTGACCCGATTCAGGAGGCATTTATTGAGGAGCAGGCTGCGCAATGCGGCTATTGCACTAGCGGCATGATCATTTCGGCGAAGGCACTATTGACAGAAAACAAAAATCCGACCGATCAGGAAATACGGCAGGCTTTGCAACGGAATTTGTGCCGCTGCGGAACGCATACGCGCATCATTAGCGCAGTGCAAAAGGCGGCGGCTAAAATGAATAAATGATATGAAGCAATTGGATGATATAAAATCCGGCAGGCGCGAATTTCTTCGGAGTTCAGGTTATTTATTAATGGGCTTTACTCTCATGCCCGGGCTTGGATTTACGACTGAGCCGGACGAATGTTACTTGCCGGAGCAGACATTAATTGCTGATCGTGAAGCGGTTGACTCATGGATCAGGTTTGATGCACAGGGGATTTTGACTGTGTTAACAGGTAAAATGGAGCTTGGACAGGGAATACGGACTGCTTTAATGCAAATGGCAGCGGAGGAACTGGACATTGATATCACGCAGGTCCGTATTATCATTGCCGACACCGGACAAACACAGGATGAACGCTATACGGCCGGCAGCGGATCCATCGAAGGAAGTGGAAACGCGATCAGAAATGCCGCTGCTGAGGCCAGGAAATATCTTTTGGAAATGGCAGCAAAAGAATTGGGTGCACATGTTGAAGAACTTTCTGTGATTAATGGAATTGTAAAATCAACTAAAAACCAAAGAACAATTGCCTACAAAGATCTGGTGAAGGGCAAGCGGCTGGAAGCGGAGGTTTCCGGCAAGTCTGTGCTAAAAAAGCCAGCTGATTATAAGCTGGTTGGCAAGCCCATTAAGAGGTTGGATATTAATGATATAGCGGCGGCGAAAACGCATTTCATTCAGGATCTGCGCTTGCCGGATATGGTTCATGCGCGGATAATGCGGCCACCGGCTTATAGTGCTAAATTGGTGTCGCTGCCTTCTGAGCAGATTCAGAAATTGCCGGGCGTTTTAAAGGTTGTGGTTAATGGAAACTTCGCTGCTGTAATTGCTTTGCAGGAATATGAGAGCATGAAGGCGCTTCAAAAAATGAAAGCGCTGGCGAAGTGGCAAAGTGAAGCTGTAACGCCCTTGCAAGGCCAGTTATATGCTGATATGGTAAAAAACGGCAACACTGGCGAAGTTGTTGAAGGAGACAAAAACGAAAATAAAAAGCTTTCTGAAAACGCAATAACGCTTGAAGCGGAATACAAGCGGCCTTATCAAATGCACGGCTCGATCGGTCCGTCGTGCGCGATCGGGCTTTGGAAGGATGGCCAGCTGACGATATGGTCGCATACGCAAGGCGTTTATCCCCTGCGCAGCACGATTAGTGATTTGGTGAATATTCCAATGGATAAAATAAGGGTGATCGGCATGCCGGGCGCGGGTTGTTACGGGCATAATGGCGCCGATGATGTGGGCGGTGACGCAGCATTGCTGGCTGTGCAAATGCCGGGTAAGCCGGTTCGGGTGCAATGGATGCGCGAAGATGAGCACAAATGGGAGCCTTATGGTTCGGCTATGGTGCTTAAAATTGAAGCTGCATTGAATGCTGATGGTAAAGTGACTTCCTGGCAAACAGATATTTGGTCGGATACACATAGTTCGCGGCCGGGTGGGAAAGCGGGAAATTTGATTGCGGGCAGACATTTGGATAAACCATTTGCATTTGAAGGCGGAGGCTTCTCGGGCGGGAGCCATCGGAATTCACTGCCCTTGTATGATTTTGAAATCAAAAATGTTGTATTACACAATTACAAGGGCCCTTTACGGACTTCTGCATTGCGAAGTCTGGGTGCTTATGGGAACATTTTTGCATTGGAATCCTTCATGGATGAGCTGGCGGTGAAAGCAGGGAAAGATCCTGTTCAGTTTCGTTTGGATCATTTGAAAGACGAACGTGCCAGAGAAGTGATCACGACATTGGTGGCAAAGGCAGGCTGGGATTTAAAGAAAGAACCCGGTTTAGGAAAAGGTTTTGCTTTTGCCCAATATAAAAACAATGCTTCCTATTTCGCTGTAAAGGCAGAAGTCAAGCTGGATCGTGCGGCCAAAACTTACCGTTTGGTGAAATTAACAGGCGTGATTGACTCGGGGCAGGCCATTAATCCGGACGGCATTATCAATCAAACTTCCGGCGGAATGATCCAGGCGGCCAGCTGGACCATGTTGGAGCAAGTTAATTATGGTGCTGATGGCGTAGAAAGCAATTCCTGGGAAACATATCCGATCCTTCGTTTTGAAGATGTGCCTGATACAGAAGTGTTTGTGATAGATCGCCCGGAACTC
Coding sequences:
- a CDS encoding xanthine dehydrogenase family protein molybdopterin-binding subunit produces the protein MKQLDDIKSGRREFLRSSGYLLMGFTLMPGLGFTTEPDECYLPEQTLIADREAVDSWIRFDAQGILTVLTGKMELGQGIRTALMQMAAEELDIDITQVRIIIADTGQTQDERYTAGSGSIEGSGNAIRNAAAEARKYLLEMAAKELGAHVEELSVINGIVKSTKNQRTIAYKDLVKGKRLEAEVSGKSVLKKPADYKLVGKPIKRLDINDIAAAKTHFIQDLRLPDMVHARIMRPPAYSAKLVSLPSEQIQKLPGVLKVVVNGNFAAVIALQEYESMKALQKMKALAKWQSEAVTPLQGQLYADMVKNGNTGEVVEGDKNENKKLSENAITLEAEYKRPYQMHGSIGPSCAIGLWKDGQLTIWSHTQGVYPLRSTISDLVNIPMDKIRVIGMPGAGCYGHNGADDVGGDAALLAVQMPGKPVRVQWMREDEHKWEPYGSAMVLKIEAALNADGKVTSWQTDIWSDTHSSRPGGKAGNLIAGRHLDKPFAFEGGGFSGGSHRNSLPLYDFEIKNVVLHNYKGPLRTSALRSLGAYGNIFALESFMDELAVKAGKDPVQFRLDHLKDERAREVITTLVAKAGWDLKKEPGLGKGFAFAQYKNNASYFAVKAEVKLDRAAKTYRLVKLTGVIDSGQAINPDGIINQTSGGMIQAASWTMLEQVNYGADGVESNSWETYPILRFEDVPDTEVFVIDRPELKPLGAGEAAQGPVSAAIANAIFDATGSRLREIPLTPDKIDWSKIS
- a CDS encoding alpha/beta hydrolase, with product MKSQARITLILLMILLGAFMLTLSGCSFKRITKSKNIVYQKADKTSAEQRLNVFAPRKHTKPAAVLIFVHGGNWNSGKKSQYNIIGGHWAKKDVVTVIVDYPLSPAADFDAMAISVARSVKWVKENISQYGGNPDKIFLSGHSAGGHLAALVALDDHYFKNIGLENPLSGLILIDAAGLDMHGYLLEEKFEKGNTYLKTFSSDPKTWKEATPLYHLHPNMPPMLIYRGGKTYTSILKSNEKFIQALRAYAPETPYRIQKSKKHVPMITQFFNPWNARYGEILAFMKAAGNKNNLPEDKRNAALGK
- a CDS encoding Panacea domain-containing protein, whose protein sequence is MKGYNHKKAAQLINYFAAYNQGAINKMKAFKLIWLVNRLHLRRYARTVTGDIHYAMEWGAVPSNTKDFVESKVAPQSTEKLYFDQFLSLEGQTISSIQEVNPKVFSETDLEVADEILKNYNGLDQFELAEYSHFFPEWKRFQEKIEKSGSSYKMDINDFFENYIDEKGLFNDKKEDLEVAKQLFFETANA
- a CDS encoding (2Fe-2S)-binding protein is translated as MAELINIKVNGKNHRVTVDPEMPLLYLLRNNLQLNGPKYGCGIERCGSCMVLLNGKAQPSCVIPGSAAAVYEVTTLEGLSKNNVLDPIQEAFIEEQAAQCGYCTSGMIISAKALLTENKNPTDQEIRQALQRNLCRCGTHTRIISAVQKAAAKMNK